The genomic DNA CGGCGACGGCGACGACGGCGGCAACAAAAACACCAAGTACGACTCGGCTTGCGGTTGCGATACGGCTCATCGTCTGCATGCAAGGACGGCCACCTGTTAAAACTGGGCGACCGCGGCTAGACGCCAGCGCCTTTCTCGGAGAGGCCGACAAGCAGCGAGCCGACGGCCATGAGCATCGCCGCGACCCCCGCCGCAGCACCCGGGACGGGCGTGTTGACGAAGCTCGTCGAGAGAATCAGCACGCTGCCGACGACGAGCGCGGCGAGCCCGGCTCCGAGCTTCTGTGTATCCGTTGCCATATGCGCTTTTCAGTGAGTCTCCAGCATAAAGCCAGCGGAACCGACCGGTTGGAACCGGCAACCGCTCGACTTCCGAAACGTGTATGCTCGGGACCGCCGAAGGCCGGGCGTGAGCGACGAACGCGACGTAGACGCCCTGCGGACCGTCGCCGACTACCAGTTCGGACGCGGGGCCGGCGAGGCGCTGTTCGACGGCGAGGTCGAAATCCAGCGGACGGGGTCGGGACGCCCACAGCAGGTGCTGGTCGATGGCGAGCGGGTCGTCTCCTACGGGACTGACGGACGGGTTACACTGAGTGCCGTCGGCGGAAAACGACTGCAGACAGCGCTGTCGCCGCCTGCCTACCGCGTCATCGTCGGCGACGACAGCGAGCCGTTCGTCCGCGATGAAAAGAACGTTTTCGCGAAGTTCGTCCGCGAGGTCGACCCCGCGATTCGCCCCGGCGACGAGGTACTCGTCGAACACTACGACGGCGACCTTCTGGCGGTCGGGCGAGCGGAGCTTTCCGCCGCCGCGATGGCCGACTTCGAAACCGGGATGGCGGTCGCGGTCCGCGACGGGAATCCGGAGTAAACAGCCGACCACGACGTGGCGGAACATCAGGCTTTTTGCACCGCCGTACCGTCTGTACACGTATGTTCGGAGGAGGCGGCGGACTGAACCCGCGCAAGATGAAGCAGATGATGAACCAGATGGGTATCGACCTCGAAGAAATCGACGCCGAGGAGGTCGTCATCCGTACAGCCGACGAGGAACTCGTCTTCGACGACGCTGAGGTCCAACTAATGGACGCTCAGGGCCAGCAGACCTATCAGGTCGTCGGCGAGCCCGAGAGTCGCGAGCGAGGCGACAGCGGCTCCGAAGACGACAGCGAGACCGAAAGCGGCGGCGAGTTCTCCGAGGACGATGTCGAAATCGTCGCCCAGCGGGCCGGCGTCAGCGAATCGACAGCCCGGGAGACGCTCGAGGAGACCGGCGACCTCGCGGCGGCCGTCCAGAAGCTGGAGTGACACGCGCCGACCGCCGCGTGCTCGTCGTACGCGGCAACCGCGAGTTCCTGCTTGAGCCGGGCGCGACACAGGAAACAGACCTCGGGGTGCTCGAACTCCCGGAGGACATCGAGCCCGGCACGACCGTCGAGACGCATCTGGACGAATCCTTCGAGGTCCGCCGGCTCCGCGGCCCGGACCTCTTCGACCATCTCGAACGAACCGGCGCGCCGATGATGCCCCGCGACATCGGCCTCGTCGTCGGTCACACCGGCGTCGCTGCGGGCGACCGAGCACTCGACGCCGGCACTGGAACGGGCGTGCTCGCGGCGTATCTCGGCCGGCTCGGCGTCGAGGTGACGACCTACGAGCGCGACCCCGAGTTCGCCGAGGTCGCACGCGAGAACATGGAGACGGCGGGCGTCGCCGACAATGTCACCGTCGAGACCGGCGATATCGCAGCCACCATCGACGACCTCAAGGGACCGTTCGACCTGATAACGCTTGATACCGGCGACGCCCCCGAGGTCGTCGCACAGGCCGACGACCTGCTCGCGTCCGGCGGCTTCATCGCCACGTACTCGCCGTTTGTCGAGACAGCGCGGGCGTGCGCCGAGGCGGCACGTGAGGCTGGCCTCGACGATGTCGAGACGCTGGAGACCATTCAGCGGGAGATGGACTTCGACGACCGCGGCTCTCGCCCCTCGACGGCCGGGGTCGGACACACCGGCTATCTCACGTTTGCGCGGTTTCTGCCGTCGCTCGAATGAGCGACAGGAGCTCCGTTTCGAAGGCGTCGGGCGCAACATCGACCCACCGTTCGACGCCGTCGCTTGGGTACGCACCACCTGCGACGAGGAACCCATCCTCGTACCACAGCGCCAACGCGCCGACAACATCGACTGTGGCTCCGTCAGCATCGACGGTCCCATAGAACGGTGTCAGCGCCGCCTCGGCGTCCGCAACGCGGACCGACCGGGTGTCGCCGGCGGAGACACCCTCGATGCCGCGGGCGCGGAGTTCGGCTGCGAAATCCTGTTTTGATTCTCTGACCGCGTGCGGTCTGCCAACCGTCTCGAGAAGCGGCGGCGACGGAGAGACGGCGAGCCGTGAACTGAAAAAGAACCGCCAGACACGGTCTGGGCCACCGGCAGCGGCGATGCGCTCCCGGAGGTCGGCGTCCTCGTAGATGACGGTCTCAGCACGGACTGAAACGCCGAACCCCTCGAAGACGGTCCGGCTGCGGTTCTTCGCGTGGGTCCAGCCGCCGTCCAGCGCCGACTCGGGAACGGGCACCGACATGCAGCCGTATTGGGCTGAGCCGGTCAAAAATGTGAGCAGAGAGGTCGCCAGAGTCAGTCGCCGCGCTGCTCGACGTACTGGCGGGTCCCGCCCAGAAGTACGTAGTCAGTCTCTTGGAGGTCGGCGACTGTCGGCGAACCGGTGACGAACATCGCCGTCCGGAGTTCAGTTTTCAAATCCTCGATGCGCTCGACGACGGCTTCGGTGCCCGATGCGGCCGGTTCGAGGAACGGCTTGGCGAGACCGCCGGCGCGGGCTCCCAAGGCGATGGCCTTCGCGACATCGAGGCCCGTTCGGACGCCGCCGCTGGCGACGACGCAGTCGTGTTCGGCGGCGCATTCGAGCGTGCTGACCGCGGTCGGGACGCCCCACTCGCGGAACAGTTCGCCGACGCGCTCCTGTCTGGAGGCCCCGACGGCGGCCGCGCGGTAGGCTTCGACGCCGGACCACGTCGTACCGCCCTTGCCGGCGACGTCGATTGCGTCAACGCCGGCATCGGCGAGCCGGCGTGCCGTTTCAGCGGCGAACCCGTTGCCGGTCTCCTTGACGACGACCGGCACTGAGAGACCGTCGACGACCCGTTCGATGGCCGGCAAGCATCCCCGAGCGTCGACATCGCCCTCCGGCTGGACCGCTTCCTGCAGGAAGTTCAAGTGGACGGCGAGCGCGTCGGCGTCTATCATCTCGACGGCGCGTTCGACGGTTTCGAGGTCGTACTCTTTGAGCTGTGCGGCCCCGAGGTTCCCGTAGAGAAACGCGTCCGGGGCGGCCTCGCGGACGACGGTGTAGGATTCGAGGACGCCCTCGTCGTCGAGTTCAAGCCCGGCCCGTTGGCTGCCGACGCCCATCGCGATACCTGTCTCGGCGGCGGCGGCCGCAAGCGCCCGGTTGATATCGGTCGTGTTGGCGTGGCCGCCGGTCATGCTCTCGATGACTATCGGCGCGTCGAGTTCAGCACCGAGGAAGGGGATGCTGGTGTCGATATCATCGTAGTGGACGTCGGGCAACGCCTCGTGAACCAGACGGACATCGCCGAGCCCGGTGCCGCCGGATTCGACATCTTCTTCGCGGATGATTCGCACGTGGTCGTCCTTGCGGTCCTCCGTCTCAGACGGCTCCGAGTCCGGCATTGTCGCCGGCTACAGGGTCAGGAACGAAAAGGTTTGCCGATGTAGTCGAAACCGGTGGTCAGAGCCCGGCGAAGACGGCGACTCGGCTAGCGAGACTGAACGTGACTAGCCCGCCGGCAGCTACCATTCCGAGGAAGCCAGTCAGCTGTCCGAAGCTGGTGACGAGGCTGCCACCGTAGTCCTGCTGTGTCTCCTCGGCTGCACCGGTCTCCTCGGATTCGTCGCCGGCATCACCGCTTTCCGACCCGTCTGCATCGAACTCGACGTCCAGTTCTAGTTCGAACCAGTTGGTTCCTGATTCGGTGACCGGAAGCTCAAGCTGGGAGTCGATAATCGTGTCACCGGTTGTATCATCGACGAGGAACTCATTGTCCACGAGCGTCGCGGAGCCAGAGTCGTCGCTGAAGGAGCCGTCACCGCTAAGAGCACCGCTGTCGCCAGTTGTCGTATCGATTTCGAAGCTGAACGTCGTGTCCGGGTCCCCACCGACGGCGACTTCGAGTTCACCGGTTGCCGTCATCTCACCGGTTTCTTCGTTGATTTCACCCGAAAGACCGTCGGGTGCGCTGACTTCGGCTTCAACGCCTGAATCAGTCACGAGCGTCGGGAACACCGTCTGCTCTGATTCCCACGTACCGTCGTCGATTGTGCCGACGATTCGGATGTGACTGTCGTCGTCACCCTGTACTGGGAAGGCAAGTCCCTCCTCAATGGCTTGGTCTTCGCCGTCCTCGGCAAAGGAGATGAACCCGCCTTGGCTGTGAGCGACAAAGGACTCACCGTCGACTTCGACCTCAGCGGGTTCCGCTGCCGACTCACCGCTGGTGGATTCGTCATCGTCAGACGCTTCGGCGGCCGACTGTTCCGGGTCGTCCTCTTTGTCGGCCTCGTCTTCGTCTTCCGCAGCCGCTGTGTCCGGTGTTTCACCTTCTTCGATATCGACGCTGAGTTCGAGTTCGAGCCAGTTTTCACCCGGAGAGGTCGCCGGAAGGTCAAGCACTGTATCGATCGTATCGTCGCCGCTCTCGTCGGAAACGAGGTACTCATTATCGACCACGGTAACGGACCCGCCGTCGGCATCGAGGTCTCCGCTTCCGTCGAGCGCACCGCTTCCGTCAGTGGTAAGTTCGACATCGAAACTGAAGCTCCCGGCGTCAGGGATAGTCACAGTCAGGGTTCCTTCCACGGTCATGTAATCGCTTTCGGGGTCGAGTTCACCCTCCAGACCGTCCGGAACAGACACCTCGGCTGTGATGCCGTCTGCATCGAGGTCCGGGAAGTCGACCGATGTCGAACGCCACGTGTCGCCGTTGTAGGTTCCTTCGACTTCGATTGCGCCGTCGTCATCGCCTTCCGCAGGGAGCTCAAGGCCCTCCTCGCGGGCAGTCTCGACGTCGTCGGGCTCAGAGAAGGAGATGAAACCGCCTTGGCTCGTTACGGAAACCGTATCGGCTCCCTCTGCATCTTCAGCCTCGTCGTCATCCGCCTCGACGACGACCTCGGCGCTTGCAGTATCGTCTTCCGTTTCTATTTCAGCGGTGTGTTCTCCAACGTCGTCTGTGCTGGTCTCCCAATCGAAGAAGACGGAAGCCTCTTCCTCAACGTCGAGGGTGACCGATTCTGTCATCGAGTCGTCGCCGACTGACAACACAACATCCTGTGTGCCCGCGCCGTCACCGACGTTTTCGATTGTGGCGACGATTTCGGCCGTTTCACCGGCGGTAACCTCATCCCCGACGAGGATGGCTTCTAACGCGGGGTCGCCAGCTTCGAGCGCGATATCGCGTTCGGTGGTCTCGTCTTCCTCAATTTCGACTTCAACTGTCGTCTCGTAGTAGCCATCCGCGTCGACCGCAAGGTCGTACGTACCAACAGGGAGGTCGAACGCATACGAGCCGTCCTCATCGGTTTGGGTTGCATCCAGCTCGTCGACAACGTTCACATCCGCGTTAGCTATCGGGTCGCCGGCTTCTGATTCGACAGTGCCTTCGACGGAGCCGGTCGGAACGTCAGTGTCGGTTATTTCGATATCAAGCGGCAGCTCAATCCAGTTTTCACCTTCCTCCGTCGAAGGGAGCCCCAGTCCGCTGTCGACGGTACTGTCGCCGGTCGTGTCCTCAACGAGGAACTCGTTGTCGACGACGGTCACTGCACCGCCGTCGTCGGCGATATCACCACTACCGGACAACGCATTGCTGTCGTCTGTCAGCGAGGCTATCTCAAACTCGAAGGACGTATCCTCGTCGTTGTCGATGACGACCCGGAACTCACCCTCGGCGGTCATGTGGTCAGCGTCCTCATCAATGTCGCCGTACAGTTTCTCGTCGACGTACACGTCAACATCCATGCCGCTGGCCTCAAGCGTGGGGAACGAAACTTCTGTCGACTGCCACGAGCCGTCGTCGAATATCTCGCCACGTATCTGGATCGGGGTTTCGTCGTCACTCCGAGCCGGGAACTCAACGCCCTCCTCGCGGGCGTCAGCCTCAGTCTCTTCGTTGAAGGCGACGAATCCACCCTGACTCACCGCAGTGAATTCACCGACCTGCGGTCCGTCCGGCCCGCTTGGCCCGTCGTCTTCGAGTTCGTCAACGATGTCGACTTTCCCGTGGCCCCACCAGACATCGTCGCCATCATACGACTCCAGTTCGGTCGTGCCGTGCCACATCTGTGAGTCGTCCGTGACATCTATTTCAGCAGTCTCGCCCGCGTAATCGCTGAGGGACGCAAACTCAAGCGTGACGAGCGTGACGTTCATATCGGGCGAGGCTTCGCCGTCCGCGACCTCAGCAATCATCTCGTCGTACGCGTTTTCGAAAGCGTTGGGATTCCATTCAACCGACACGGTACCATTGTCCTGCTCTACGTCGAGGTCTTCATCCTCCGCGAGGAACGACTCGGCGCTGTCGAAGACGAGTATTTCATCGTCGTAGTCAACTGTCAAGTCGTAGGCAGTCACATCGCCGTCGCCGTCTTCGGTGAAGTCGATAGCCTCGATGTCGACTGCAACCCGGTCGCCCGCCTCGCCTTCGGCATCCTCGGGAACAACAGCGTAGTCGACGACCTCCGACGCCGGGACATCGGTGCTTGCGTGTGTGTCCGCCGGCCCTGCATTCGTTTGTGGCGCCCCAGCCGCGGTTGCTGGGACCGCCGTAAGACAGAGCAAAGCGACGGCAAGAGCCACGACTCCCACCCCCGCCAGCGTCCTGCGATGTGTTCTCCGAAGAGCTCCGGCTTCGGTATCGGTGCTGTATCCCCCGTCGTCATTCGCCGATTCGGCCGGCGATAGATCGCTACGTGCTTGCATTAGTACTGCAAACCCCCCATCTACAACCGCATGTTAAAAACACACATATATAACAGGAATGGAATTATGAGTGAGTTTGTTTCCGTTTCCCAGAAGCGACCAAATAAAAGGAGACACCCGGAGTTGCTACGTCGCCGTTAAAACAGCTAGTGGTCGTCCTCGCGCCACTTGTGTTCGCACTCGGTACAGGTGAAAAAGCGCGTCTCCGATTCGTCGGCGGCACGAATCTGCTTCATCTCGTAGCGGGCGCGGTCGTTACCACACTCGGGGCAGTTGACCCGCGTCGTCGGACCGATTTCGGAGTCGTCGACCTCAGACATGTCGACCGGGCCGCTGTCGGTGTCTTGGCCCTCAGTCGTCGTCATCCGGTCGGCGTCGTCGTCTCCCTGCTGTTTCTCGAAGCCACAGGAGCGACAGACCCACAGCCCGTCCTCGCTGTGCATCATCGAACCGCATTCGTCGCAGAATTCCATACCGGCATATCGGTTGGGCCGTGTATTTAAACAGCCGGGTTCGGCGACTCCGGAGAAAACAACTGACCGAGTGTGCGCTTTCGGAAACATCTTAGGCGAACCGACCGTCCGTTCGATAGATGTTCGGGACGGACCGCCGAGTCGTCGTGCTGGCGCTTGCCCGCATGGCGGACGCGGTCGCGAACTCGTTTCTCATTATCGTGCTGCCGCTGTATATCGCCAGCGGCGAGCTCGCGTTGCCCGCCTTCGAGGGGGCAAGCGTCCTCGGTATCCCGCTGACTGTCGAGCTACTCATCGGCGTCGCGCTGTCGCTTTTCGGGTTCGTAAACAGCTTCGCACAGCCGTTCACGGGACGGCTCTCGGACCGCACCGCCAGGCGGAAAATATACATCCTCTTCGGGCTGGTCGTTTTGGCGGTTACAAGTGTCGCCTACGCGCTCGTCGAGAGCTATGAGGCGCTGCTTGTCGTTCGGGCGCTGCAGGGGCTTGGCGGCGCGTTCGTCATCCCAACGACGATTGCGCTTGTCAACGACCTCGCACGTTCGGATGCGGAACGCGGCGGCAACTTCGGCGTTTTCAACACGTTCCGGCTCATCGGCTTCGGTTTCGGTCCCATCGTTGCGGGCGTCGTCGTACAGGCCGGGCCGTACGCGTTGCCGCTCGGAACGGAGCTCTCGGGATTCAACGCCGCCTTCGGCGTCGCTGTCCTCGGAGCGCTCGTGAGCTTTACGCTCGTGACGGTGCTTATCGAGGAGCCGCCGATGGCGGCCGCCGACGCGACCGACGACCTCTCTATCGCCGTCTTCGGCGATAGTCGGCTGCTTGACCCCGTGTTCGTGCTCGGCGTGGCAACCTTCTTTATGGCAGTCAGCATCGCGCTGTTTGCCACGCTACAGGAACCGATTAACGACCGGCTCAGCCAAGGGCCGCTCTGGTTCGGGATCCAGTTTGCGGCCGTGGTTGTGGCGAACGTCATCCTCCAGATGCCCATCGGCCGGGCCGCCGACCGCATCGGCCGGCGGCCGTTTCTGGTCTGGGGTCTCGTGTTGCTGGTGCCGGCGGTGCTGGCACAGGGGCTCGTAACGTCATCGTGGACGATGCTCGTCGTCAGGCTCTTGCACGGTGTCTCGGTGGCGATGGTCTTTGCGCCGGCGCTCGCCGTCGCCGGTGACCTCGCCGAGGAGGGTGAGTCGGGGACGACTCTTTCGGTGCTGACGATGGCGTTCGGGCTTGGCACCGCCGTTGGGCCGCTTTCCTCCGGCGTCCTCTTCGGATACGCCTTCGTCGTGCCGTTTGCCGCCGGGGCTGTGCTTGCGTTCCTCGCGCTGGTGTTGGTCGCCACACAGGTCGAAGAAACGCTGGAGACGGCGACAGGCGGCCCGATCTTGGGCGGCCGCTAGCGGTTCCGTCCGAGCGACTCGTGGCTCGTCACCCAGTCGGACGCTGAAATAGCCGCCCCGAGCGATAGCTCGCCGGCGAGAACGACTGTGGCAGCGATTTCAGCGAGTTTGTTGACGTTGCCGGTGCCGTTGCAGTCGAGCATCGCAAGACACTCCTGCTGGGTTGCCATCCCTGTGCCGCCGCCGTACGTCGCGACGATGAGCGACGGAATGGTAACCGAGATGTGCAAGGAGTTGTCGGCAAGCAGCGTCGTGTTGAGAATCGCCGCCGACGACTCGGCGACGTTGGCCTCGTCTTGGCCGGTCGCGATAAACAGCGCCGCCAGCCCGTTTGCCGGATGGGCACCGTTGGTGTTGGCCCCCGACATAAATGAGCCGAGCGTGCCGATCTTGCTGTGGTGGTCGAGGCTCTCCGGTTCGGCCCCGAGGTGGTGGATGCAGGTTTCCTCGTCAAGCGTGACCTCCGCGGTGACACGCTTGCCGCGGGTCATCATGTCGTTTACTTTTGAGGCCTTCTTGTCGGTCGCGAAGTTCCCCTCGAGATAGAAGTTCTCGACGTAACCGGGATACTCCTGGAGCGCCCAGTTACAGGCCGCAAAGGTCGCCTTCCCAACCATATTCTGCCCGGCGGCATCGCCCGTCCGGAAACTAAACCGGAGGTGGGCGAGGTTGTTCGTCATGTAATCCTCGATTTCGACGAGTTCGGCGACGCTGGAGGTCTCCTCGGCCTTTTCTTTCATCGTGTCGTAGTGGTCGAAGACCCAGTCGCGGAAATCGCGCGCGTTGCGTGCGTCCTCGAAGACAAACACCGGAGCCCGATTCATCCGGTCGTCGACGACCGTCGCCGTCGCGCCGCCGGCCATATTGATGGCCTTCATACCGCGGCTGTAGGAAGCGACAAGCGTTCCCTCGGTCGTCGCCAGTGGAATCGGATAGTAGCCGTCGGCGTGCTCGCCGTTCACCTTGACCGGGCCGGCGAGACCGAGCGGCATCTGGGCGACGCCGATGAAGTTCTCAATGTTGCCTTCGCCACGCTGGGAGTCAAACGAGTACTCGGGGACGTGTTCGAGGTCGACGCCCGTTTCTTCTTCGAGGTATTCGTGGCGCATCTGTATGGCCTCTTGACTGTAGTTGTCCTCCTCGTCGCGGGGAATCGACGGGAGTTCACCCTCGTCGCGAATGGTGTCGCTGATGTCCAGCGACAGCTCGCCGAATGGCTCGGCCAGAAACTCCACGTGGATATCGTGGTCGCCCGTCGGAATCGACAGTTCCTCGACGACGACAACGACGGTCCGTCCGACCGGGAAGGATATTGGGTCGGATTCGGTGACCTCATCGAGGCGGAACGTCTCGCCGTCGGCGGTTTCGAGCCGCACCCTGTCGGGGTCAATTTCGTTGCCGTTTATAACTACCCGGGAGACGCCCGCGAACTTGGCGTCCTGGAGCCGGTTTTTTATCTCGAATTCGACACCCCTGTCCGTGTCCTGCAGGCTGCCATAGGTGTAGAGCCGCTTGAGTACCTTGTCGGGTATATCGAGAGAAACGAAGCCCCCCGACCCCACGAGGTTGGCGTACACCCGCTTCAGAATCCCGCTGTCTGGTGTTGGAATCACCATCGGTGTCATTCACACCTTCGCCGTATTCTAAAAAGCTTGGGTAGGGAGGATACTATTACCTAAATGACGTATATGGTACAAACTATAACGGAT from Natronomonas pharaonis DSM 2160 includes the following:
- a CDS encoding methyltransferase domain-containing protein, whose protein sequence is MTRADRRVLVVRGNREFLLEPGATQETDLGVLELPEDIEPGTTVETHLDESFEVRRLRGPDLFDHLERTGAPMMPRDIGLVVGHTGVAAGDRALDAGTGTGVLAAYLGRLGVEVTTYERDPEFAEVARENMETAGVADNVTVETGDIAATIDDLKGPFDLITLDTGDAPEVVAQADDLLASGGFIATYSPFVETARACAEAAREAGLDDVETLETIQREMDFDDRGSRPSTAGVGHTGYLTFARFLPSLE
- a CDS encoding DUF6517 family protein, with the protein product MSVPVPESALDGGWTHAKNRSRTVFEGFGVSVRAETVIYEDADLRERIAAAGGPDRVWRFFFSSRLAVSPSPPLLETVGRPHAVRESKQDFAAELRARGIEGVSAGDTRSVRVADAEAALTPFYGTVDADGATVDVVGALALWYEDGFLVAGGAYPSDGVERWVDVAPDAFETELLSLIRATAETAQT
- a CDS encoding nascent polypeptide-associated complex protein gives rise to the protein MFGGGGGLNPRKMKQMMNQMGIDLEEIDAEEVVIRTADEELVFDDAEVQLMDAQGQQTYQVVGEPESRERGDSGSEDDSETESGGEFSEDDVEIVAQRAGVSESTARETLEETGDLAAAVQKLE
- a CDS encoding carboxypeptidase-like regulatory domain-containing protein; translation: MALAVALLCLTAVPATAAGAPQTNAGPADTHASTDVPASEVVDYAVVPEDAEGEAGDRVAVDIEAIDFTEDGDGDVTAYDLTVDYDDEILVFDSAESFLAEDEDLDVEQDNGTVSVEWNPNAFENAYDEMIAEVADGEASPDMNVTLVTLEFASLSDYAGETAEIDVTDDSQMWHGTTELESYDGDDVWWGHGKVDIVDELEDDGPSGPDGPQVGEFTAVSQGGFVAFNEETEADAREEGVEFPARSDDETPIQIRGEIFDDGSWQSTEVSFPTLEASGMDVDVYVDEKLYGDIDEDADHMTAEGEFRVVIDNDEDTSFEFEIASLTDDSNALSGSGDIADDGGAVTVVDNEFLVEDTTGDSTVDSGLGLPSTEEGENWIELPLDIEITDTDVPTGSVEGTVESEAGDPIANADVNVVDELDATQTDEDGSYAFDLPVGTYDLAVDADGYYETTVEVEIEEDETTERDIALEAGDPALEAILVGDEVTAGETAEIVATIENVGDGAGTQDVVLSVGDDSMTESVTLDVEEEASVFFDWETSTDDVGEHTAEIETEDDTASAEVVVEADDDEAEDAEGADTVSVTSQGGFISFSEPDDVETAREEGLELPAEGDDDGAIEVEGTYNGDTWRSTSVDFPDLDADGITAEVSVPDGLEGELDPESDYMTVEGTLTVTIPDAGSFSFDVELTTDGSGALDGSGDLDADGGSVTVVDNEYLVSDESGDDTIDTVLDLPATSPGENWLELELSVDIEEGETPDTAAAEDEDEADKEDDPEQSAAEASDDDESTSGESAAEPAEVEVDGESFVAHSQGGFISFAEDGEDQAIEEGLAFPVQGDDDSHIRIVGTIDDGTWESEQTVFPTLVTDSGVEAEVSAPDGLSGEINEETGEMTATGELEVAVGGDPDTTFSFEIDTTTGDSGALSGDGSFSDDSGSATLVDNEFLVDDTTGDTIIDSQLELPVTESGTNWFELELDVEFDADGSESGDAGDESEETGAAEETQQDYGGSLVTSFGQLTGFLGMVAAGGLVTFSLASRVAVFAGL
- the fni gene encoding type 2 isopentenyl-diphosphate Delta-isomerase, translating into MPDSEPSETEDRKDDHVRIIREEDVESGGTGLGDVRLVHEALPDVHYDDIDTSIPFLGAELDAPIVIESMTGGHANTTDINRALAAAAAETGIAMGVGSQRAGLELDDEGVLESYTVVREAAPDAFLYGNLGAAQLKEYDLETVERAVEMIDADALAVHLNFLQEAVQPEGDVDARGCLPAIERVVDGLSVPVVVKETGNGFAAETARRLADAGVDAIDVAGKGGTTWSGVEAYRAAAVGASRQERVGELFREWGVPTAVSTLECAAEHDCVVASGGVRTGLDVAKAIALGARAGGLAKPFLEPAASGTEAVVERIEDLKTELRTAMFVTGSPTVADLQETDYVLLGGTRQYVEQRGD
- a CDS encoding hydroxymethylglutaryl-CoA reductase; amino-acid sequence: MVIPTPDSGILKRVYANLVGSGGFVSLDIPDKVLKRLYTYGSLQDTDRGVEFEIKNRLQDAKFAGVSRVVINGNEIDPDRVRLETADGETFRLDEVTESDPISFPVGRTVVVVVEELSIPTGDHDIHVEFLAEPFGELSLDISDTIRDEGELPSIPRDEEDNYSQEAIQMRHEYLEEETGVDLEHVPEYSFDSQRGEGNIENFIGVAQMPLGLAGPVKVNGEHADGYYPIPLATTEGTLVASYSRGMKAINMAGGATATVVDDRMNRAPVFVFEDARNARDFRDWVFDHYDTMKEKAEETSSVAELVEIEDYMTNNLAHLRFSFRTGDAAGQNMVGKATFAACNWALQEYPGYVENFYLEGNFATDKKASKVNDMMTRGKRVTAEVTLDEETCIHHLGAEPESLDHHSKIGTLGSFMSGANTNGAHPANGLAALFIATGQDEANVAESSAAILNTTLLADNSLHISVTIPSLIVATYGGGTGMATQQECLAMLDCNGTGNVNKLAEIAATVVLAGELSLGAAISASDWVTSHESLGRNR
- a CDS encoding PUA domain-containing protein, with the protein product MSDERDVDALRTVADYQFGRGAGEALFDGEVEIQRTGSGRPQQVLVDGERVVSYGTDGRVTLSAVGGKRLQTALSPPAYRVIVGDDSEPFVRDEKNVFAKFVREVDPAIRPGDEVLVEHYDGDLLAVGRAELSAAAMADFETGMAVAVRDGNPE
- a CDS encoding transcription factor S gives rise to the protein MEFCDECGSMMHSEDGLWVCRSCGFEKQQGDDDADRMTTTEGQDTDSGPVDMSEVDDSEIGPTTRVNCPECGNDRARYEMKQIRAADESETRFFTCTECEHKWREDDH
- a CDS encoding MFS transporter — encoded protein: MFGTDRRVVVLALARMADAVANSFLIIVLPLYIASGELALPAFEGASVLGIPLTVELLIGVALSLFGFVNSFAQPFTGRLSDRTARRKIYILFGLVVLAVTSVAYALVESYEALLVVRALQGLGGAFVIPTTIALVNDLARSDAERGGNFGVFNTFRLIGFGFGPIVAGVVVQAGPYALPLGTELSGFNAAFGVAVLGALVSFTLVTVLIEEPPMAAADATDDLSIAVFGDSRLLDPVFVLGVATFFMAVSIALFATLQEPINDRLSQGPLWFGIQFAAVVVANVILQMPIGRAADRIGRRPFLVWGLVLLVPAVLAQGLVTSSWTMLVVRLLHGVSVAMVFAPALAVAGDLAEEGESGTTLSVLTMAFGLGTAVGPLSSGVLFGYAFVVPFAAGAVLAFLALVLVATQVEETLETATGGPILGGR